AAGACTGGTAGGCAACCCGAACATAAATGGAAAAAGACTAAGCAGATAAATCTCATATCAGAGTTCAAAAATTGTATAGGTATCTCTCTCGCTTTAAAGTCCAATAGGCAATTTTCTGTTACTTTGACTTGGCAAAATATGAAAACCAATGTTCAAAAACTGTTTATGTATTTCAAATATCAAGCTTTCCTTCTAACTAAATTATCTATAATTTACTATCAtttataaaaatcataatatttcttgtaaattcaagaaaatataaacgtaattCTACCTTCCAGCGTTAACAAAGGAACTAATAGGCCAGCACCTATCAGGCCACGACTTGGCACGTCTCGAGGCTTACACGCGACAACAGGCTGACTACAGACTcataacagacttactggcttcacTTGCAAACCTCGTGTTCCTTGCGAAGACCACGGCTAAACTAGATGCTATTCAACAAGTAAGTAATGAAGTATTTTAGACTATATATGTAATATGTCtttgtataatatgtatatatgtctATGTATAATATGTCTTTAGCCTTAGGATCACTTTTgtattcattaataaataattttaaacgtaGTTTTACAATAGTGAAATATTTAAGCGGTATAGTAGTAAAATATTAGACTCTTTGTCTTCAATTTTAGAGATCATTTTTGTGTAGTAACAATGAATTCACTTTCATACAATTCACAAGCGTTCAAGTAAATGCGTTGACAGCATCATTTCCAATTATAATGTCAATAATCTAAAAAGCTCTTTTTCtacctattaatatttaaaaagccCTAAAACATTGATATCTCGTTCCAGGTTCTATTCATAGCAATGGGTTTCCAAATGAAAGATGTGGATGACATAGCATCCGAACTTGGGTTACCAGGCTCTCAGATCCTGGCGAAGTTTTTTGAAGCTTGCAAGAAAATAAACGCTTCGTTAAACGCTGTTCTAGAAGATTCCGTTGCCAAGGAGATCGGTATTGATGATAAAAATACAGATGACGTGTCTATGGGACCTGTCAAACAGAGCTTACAAGAAGAATTGTCGAAGGCAGCAAAGGTAATAGTTTTTGGTGTATTAGTGGCAACTGTAGTTTTGTGCTTCAGAAATAAACAGTTGCCAGTATTTAGtcgttattgtttgttttatttcatttataaaattgatagtttaaaaaactaaaaagcacgCTTTTAGAACGCACTGAAATTTTTTGATTAATTGGATTTGTAaagacgtttcttagctagtcgtgtattgtcatcaaaactcagagcgtgttcaaaatttcatccGCATCGAAGACCGGGGAGTGGGTCAAATTAATATtccaagatttttttacatacatagttacaagtgaagctaatataagcgtgttaaaaaaaccTCAACAGCCCATTATTATagtctttaaaattaaattagatttttagtTAAATCTTTAGACAATAtaacacaagaaaaaaaacatgtttgtaaATCAAAATTCATATCAAAACCGTCAACTTCCGAATTGAACACTTGCATcattcatcaaaatccaatttagATACCAAACTTGTCAACTAATTGTAGACTTAAAATTCAACTGAATAAGAACCAAAATTGTGTGACATTCAGGACTTGGAGCGCAAACAGCGCAAGGAATTATCTCGTCTGATGGGCGAAGACCTCGCGCAGTACCGCATCAAGGGCAGTGACCTCGACTGGGGACAGGCGCTTGCTGGCACTAAGCAGAAACAACTAGTCTCTGTTAAGAGGTATGTACTAATTAAATCCTTTTGTCTATAAgaagcatggagaacaaaatgaccacTAGAGatacgcaaaatctcctaagaaagtagcgcgaaaTTTTGTTGTGTGAGGAACGTTACTAaagtccatttcacgaaagaagtcccgcGGAAAATTGTGGAACTAAGTATATATTCTCTGACTTGTCATCGgtatattgggctgacaaagtgtagtctcactataagacatgtcatcgacacgaaagaagaagaagaagaagaagtacctacatatttttgtacgtaTGTACTGAGCTATTGCATAGACACTAGCGCTGCGCCTGCGGGATttctttcgtgaaatggacttTAGCTCCGCTCTCATACGCCTGTTTTGAAACTGgcacatttatttaaaacaaaatcatcAATCGATCAAGActatctttgacagatgtcttaTGGaacctaattttataaattaagttagTCTAATCACTGTATccattatttcaaattatgcAAAACAACGGATGGATTCGTTATAAAAATCCGTCGCATTATAAAATTCTATAATTTTTCAGTGGCGAGAAACGCTTAGGCGACGACAGCAAGGAAATTGATGACCTGATAGAAGCACACTCgcagaagaagaaaaagaaaaagaagcaTGTACGGAACCaagaataaaaacattgtttacttttatatcgtgttttattttcaattctgAACCCTAAAACACGCGTGGCGTAATGTTCCCGCTGGCTCCAAAAATTCTAAAACTTAGAggaaggtagcttagacccgggagatgGACATTGGACAGTTACTTTCTGTCATTCCGGCTACGTGAAGCAGTTACCTTGgatcgcgggtgaaaccgcgggtagaAGCTAGTATCAGTATAAAAAGGGATATAGGTTATATATGCGTACTTGTACTCGCCGCCGTCAAGGGCGAAACTATATCGTCAATCTTcttatatatcgggtgtgtcgttcacaatcacattaaattctatcacatatactttatgatattctatggcgaattgtaaaaaaaataacctaatccattcagtggttaagccacaggagtcatttttcgtttttataatttacaacatcatgtgtaaagcagagataaagttaggagtatcgaatgttttgatcagttgacagctgtcagttttcaagggagaattaaagtggtttgtaatgactgacttttatatggtgttctaattttctcacatttttattctatttactttgtttgaaattttttttttttttacgtatttttcttttttctttgtgttaatggacatatattaaccagtatattaacgcatttcatttaatgtgattttgaacgacacacccgatataaaaatgaattgttgttcgttagtctcacaaaaactcgagaatggctgaaccgatttggctcattttggttttaaaatgttcgtagagggccagggaaggtttaaacaataacgaagttcgcgggatcagctagatTGATATAAGTCCATATGGaaagtacctataaaataatGAGGCCGGAACCACAATACACATCCAATTTCCGTAGTGCAAAGTTTTAGctaaatacttttattgctttTCACATGTATTCTTAGGTGGTAGTACTTATAAATAGTTCACAGGACCCTGTCGGACACAGCAAAATAAGTGGGTTAGGAGAGAGGAAGCTTTAGCTTGCAAATGATTACTCTAAGCTTTAATACTTGTTTTTTTTACGCCGAAATAAAGTTCACGGAATTTAAATTCCataattcatataaatattttctatttttttacgaaatagaatataatttttcAACCTCGATCGTTTGAGAATGAATCCGactgtatttctttttcttctgtCGTGTGCTCAGCGGCTTAGTCATAGAAACGTCAACAGCAATCAAAACATTTCCTATATTTGCGGGTATTCAGATATTCACTCTCACTGTATTGTCTTTGCTCTTAGTACTACCAGTCTGTGCGGGTATTTAAGGTTCGTGATATTTGCATCACAATTTGCATACTTTGAAGATATTTTAATCCATATAAATTCACGATTCAAAGTTTATAGTTTAAATGACTAAATAAATACttgttttgaagtaaaataaGGATTTCTGCAGGCATAATGCGAGAATTTGACGTTAAAAATGGGAATTGGTCAGCCTATGTTGATCGTTTACAAATGTATTTCATCGCCAATAAAATTCAACATCATTTAAAATTGCCGACACTCATTGCATTGATGGGTGAGGAGGCTTACGAGTTATTGCTTACATTAGCTAGTCCAAAAAAACCATCCACCATCAGCTATTCGGAAGCGGTTGAATTGTTAGACACGCACTTTCGGCAGAAGCCATGTGTTTTATCAGAGAGATTCAAATTCCGAAAGAGAAGCCAATTACCTGGTGAAAGTGTAGCAGAGTACGCAGCAGAGTTGATGAAATTAAGTAAAAACTGCGATTTTGAGGCGCATCTGGAGGAAAATTTAAGGGATCAAATTGTTTTTGGTCTGCGCAGTGATGGAATCCGTCTGAAGCTGTTCAAGGCCGGGAACTTAgactataaaaaaactattgagcTAGCGAGTGCTTTAGAAGCAGGTGAACAGATTACTGAACCAGCAGAGGGCACTATAGGTGAGGAGGCTTCTGCCAGTGTGAGTGTCACATTACAAACAATAAGTCAGCAGATCAGTGCCGCTGAAAAATCTAAACAAAAGCCAAAGAAACAAGCTAGTAAAAACCAACGTCAGGGGAAAGTATGCAAGATGCGTTTTGCTGGAAGCAGTAATTGCAAAACTCCACTGCAATTGACTCAAAGGCGGCGATCTACAAGAATTGGCCAGGCTGCAGATAACAGAGCTAAAAAGGAACAGAAGTCACTAAACCGTATACAGGTGTGTACAaaattctgttttaattttactaGGTCAATTGTGAGCTCTGCCATAATGCGTTGCTacaattttgtaattaatattattaaaaaaataatatcagcaCATAATGTGAGGCTGATTCTGATAAGAACATACACACTATagacacagacagacagatacatacacatatatagaCATCTATTCTAATATATAGCTAATAAAGAGGaaccattcttttttgtttgtgtaatggctcaaaaagtactgaaccaatttgaaaaattatgtcactgatataaatgaaaaacaagTTCTATACTCCCCGAGTATATTCTGAGATACTTTGTCCAGGTaggtacaggaagaagttccacCGGGACCCGGGTGAAGCTGCAGTGAAACAGCTAGCTAGTTACATGTAGGGTGACTGGTAATAATTAGTGACAGTTATTGTACGCATGATTCTAATCGTGATTAGAACCACGGGAGCGccgtcaaatatttattttaaaaaaaaaacttaatacttaATACTCGCAACCAACTGTCCTTTTTTCGTCCGAGATCAATCACGCCATAAAAAAGCTAAGATATCGAGATTGCAATCCCTAGTTTGAACAAGATGTTAGTAAAtacattctatttttatttacttctcaTTGCAATAATCCAACTGTTGCTAAGTAGATCAGCCTTCTAAATATGAATTCTCTATTTACAGGAAAATCGTAAGATTCGCCCGCAAGGGATGAAAGCAAAGAACCGGAAGAAGCCAAAAAGCCAGAAAATAAATCCAGCGCAAGTACCAGCCCAGCAGGAGCCAGGTGCAGCCCCAGACGCGTCTTTAAATTCAGCTTCAGCCCAAGCACCATCCTCACTACCATCGGCTGTACCAAATCCAGTTGAAGCCCTAAGCATACCGTTGCATCCTCTCCCAATTGTACTTCGACCATATAATCCATTTCTCAAAAACACGATCTTAAAACAGTTACTCGGTTACAAcaccaacaaaaacaaatgatcccaaagaaataaaacactCACTAGTCAAATCACAatagcaacacagctgtctcaAAGTTAAGACTTAAGACTCGCTCCTTCTCCTGATGCTTCTTGTAGTTAAACCAATGAGAATATAAAAGCTATAATgtgattttacttttaattataaatacataagtttGTGATGTAGTCTTTAAGGTGTCAAGATTTTTAGAGCGATACGAAGGATTTGTGTGCTTTGAGATTTATTATTCGCAAAAagattataaaaagaaaaacgttGCGAATGCACAACTTTTTTGGTTACagtcatataaaattaatatggtTGCTGGATGGATGTTGGGTCTATTTGAATCTTATTAGCAAATCCCACTTCATCTGTCGCTATAAACTTATTTAGGTAAGATGTTCACGCGTCAGTGACATCCTGTTACTTATGTTCTAGGATATAAATATTGTGTAGTTGTAAGGTTTACTCATGTATGATCAACGGGGCTGGCATGTTCCAAGAACTACCCCTAAAGTAAGAGATAAAAAAAGTAGTTTCGGGCATAAAATAGTGCCTTGTGGCACGCCAAGTACGAGTCTGcatgaaatacattttttgagatatattatgtagttttcGGTGATTAAAGTGTTATATAAGAGATGTTTAGAATTACCTTCCCATGCAGGAAGCATTAAGGCTGTCAAATATGTGTTATATGAACAATGAACAGATTGTTCAACCTGATGAAAAGCTTTTGTCCTATTCACAATACGACGCTAATGTGTAACGTTTGAATGTTATTCTTTTCAAAGATCAGTCATCTATTCAAGATCtgttatatgtattaaattaggTACTACTTACAATAAATGTGGGAATCAACAAATAcatgtgtatttttttcatcGAAAGCCTATACGTCCTGACTTGCTAGATTCTGATTATTCCTTACCGTTTCCATATGATGTCACTGTGTGTCTTCTGCAAGTGTAGACAGCTTATCTTTCTCCAGAACAGCTTTTTTTTAACGGATTTTGTAGCTAGAAGGTATAAAAATAGCTAAGAAAACGACAGgttcaataataatttctataattattgtaatataaaaaagtgtTGGTAGTTATTCAACCCTTGGAATAGACAATAGATATTTCCTCTTAAACATAACAAATATGAGTGCGTGCAGTGCGGATGGGGCGGAGGTTGCCGCGctcgtaaaaaaatatcattttttaatCCGACCGTGCGCGCGCATCCCCTCCCCGGTCGCATCGCCGCACGCATACTTCTATaccattttattacaatataatgtgatctaagaaaaataatattttcgtcTAACGCCCGATACGGGGCGTCTGGTAAACAATTTTATACTATAATTTGTTTGTCCCTTATTTTAATACACGCGTTCTACTCGTTACAAAGGTACGTAACATCGGCTCGTGCCGCTCAGTGTGGTACAGCGAAGGCCCGACGTCGTCGTCCCGCCACTTACATTTGATCTAACATTTGTTAACGTACGAAGACCACCTCGTACTTTATGCTATCATATCGAGAATAAAAACATCCACtacaaaacataatttagaaTATCATTAACATTAGCTGCTAGTATCGTTAAGTTAAACGTTATGGGATTTCGTTAatttatacattattattattattttctcactTTGACTTGCGGGACACTTTCGAAATGTGAGGAAATGAAAGAAGGGAGAAAGGAAGagaaacaaatacaaacaaaaacataacaggCAACAAGTTTGTAGATAGGTACACACAATCTTGTTAAAGCTAGGACACTTAAATTAGAATGGTCTTATGATAACATTGGTGTTTATGGTTAAAAGTATCCCGTAGTAGATAAGTTTGGCTAAGCGAGAGGACACAGCGACAGCCGCGGTGCGGTGCGACGTCAGACGtaggtgtaggtaggtacagagTAATTGAGAAGGAATTGCACTTAGGAAAGGATTCGCGACTCTTGGCACTTTGACTTACGCTAATACTGTGTGTCGGACGAGTGGAGGATCACAGGAGATGTGCGGGAGTGTAAGCGACAGACAAGCAGAGTGAGCGCTAGGACATGACATGAACATTGACCAGACACACGATACTCGATACATTTGATTCACTACGTCACTAATTACTTTCACTTgagataatatattataaaatataaatatacttttaaaacGTCAAGAATTTGAACTTATTGTAGGTACGTACATGATGATGTAAGCAGTGTACAGCGTCAGCTAGTTGCCACTGGGTACTCTATACATATACATCGTTATTTACTCGAGAGACACAAAAGCAAATGCACTAAACCTTATTGCCACACTTAAAGTTATTGCTACGACATATACATACCGCTCTAcgtattattgtaaatataatcaATCACAACatccaataaaacaaaaatattgtttaaatattattgcattaatttagttcaactatAAGTCGGAAGGGTTGCTCAGTTGAACCACTGTATAATCTCTTTACATTTAGTGCTATTACTATACAGTGCAGTGAATACCAGAAATACTGCGAAGTTAATACTTCAAATCGACATCGATGAAAATAACGTTACACATCTCTTAACCGCGTCTCAAGATCGAGAGATTCCAAACGAAATTGGAGCTAAACGATTAGTCACTAAGGCACAATTTAAATTTCCCATTTGAACTTTATTTAACTCTAAAATAAACGAATTCAATTCCCCTTCTCACGTGGAGGCTGCGCGGCTCCACGTCTCGACAGATCTGCGCATCAAAATCACTGCAAAAATATTCAACGTGCACGCTTATTCATTACTACTCGTATGAACGACACTCACTTCAGCATTGCGTGGCTAGTTCACAATATACAACGTTATTGTTTTAATGGTTTCGCTTAATGGTAACTTATATTTAATTGCTTGGTGTCATAAATTGTTGGTTTTTGttgcagttttattttaccttaaTTAACATCTTATCTTTGCGTTGGTATGGCAAATAAACGATGACAACAAACATTTAATTAGGTATAGCAAAGTTATAACAGTATAATAATGTGTGTAACAGGtataactttaaatatttgACTAAGTAAATGAGCTGATTGTGTTGAGTTCTTTGAATATTACAGAACCACTAGATGagtataaatatgtaaacttgGCGTTAGTGTTCTAGGCTGAGGGTGTTtcgatacaaaaatatatatttgcaaaataaagtCTGACATTCAAACTGCTAACTAAAGGTCGGAAGCAGCAAGTCTTCTTAAACCTATATCTATAGTTGAGCTTAGGTATCGAATCGTTGACAGAGAAACTAGAACATTCTACGTGAAACCCTCTACGAACACATAGCCTTCTTGTTGGAAGTCAGGTAAAGTAAAATGAGCACTAGCGAACAATAAGGACTCTAACATTTAACAAAATGGAATCAAGTGCTAGTTACAttcttatatgtaggtaccgaCGTTAACTGGAGTTTTATCGACTCATTTGTTTTAACATATTTCATTATCCTACTCATCACAAGCAGTCTTCCGATTGCCAAGTTATGTAAAGTTGCGACGTGTGAATGCTGCCTTAGTAACGCTGAGGCGCTGCGCTTGCGCGAGTCACGTGGCTATTGACAAAGTGTGCGGCTGAACGCGAGATACACGACTGGCGCGTAAAGTCGCACGGCGGGCTGAACAATATGTGTACTCACACAAACGCAGCACACTGAATAATCCTATGCTAAATGTATTAACGTCA
The Helicoverpa zea isolate HzStark_Cry1AcR chromosome 13, ilHelZeax1.1, whole genome shotgun sequence DNA segment above includes these coding regions:
- the LOC124635726 gene encoding uncharacterized protein LOC124635726, with the protein product MREFDVKNGNWSAYVDRLQMYFIANKIQHHLKLPTLIALMGEEAYELLLTLASPKKPSTISYSEAVELLDTHFRQKPCVLSERFKFRKRSQLPGESVAEYAAELMKLSKNCDFEAHLEENLRDQIVFGLRSDGIRLKLFKAGNLDYKKTIELASALEAGEQITEPAEGTIGEEASASVSVTLQTISQQISAAEKSKQKPKKQASKNQRQGKVCKMRFAGSSNCKTPLQLTQRRRSTRIGQAADNRAKKEQKSLNRIQENRKIRPQGMKAKNRKKPKSQKINPAQVPAQQEPGAAPDASLNSASAQAPSSLPSAVPNPVEALSIPLHPLPIVLRPYNPFLKNTILKQLLGYNTNKNK